A single region of the Lycium barbarum isolate Lr01 chromosome 2, ASM1917538v2, whole genome shotgun sequence genome encodes:
- the LOC132622453 gene encoding uncharacterized protein LOC132622453 gives MWPVILVPYNLPPWKCFKDPFMMMSLLIPGPQAPGKDIDVYLRPLIDDLKELWSDGVETLDASIGECFKMHAAVLWTINDFPAYGNLSGWSTKGYMACPTCNKDAHSQRVRSKICYMGHRRYLEASHPWRRSKKFDGKTKKRIKPKELSGDDVLQQLDLLSTYKPGKHSNNKKNKRLPKELNWVRRSILFELPYWKSLKLRHNLDVMHIEKNICESILGTLLNIDGKTKDTYKARQDLKDMNIRKELWLQHDGSSCTMPAACYNMSKKEKKKFWAFVKDVKFPDGYASNISGCVSEDDGKISRLKSHDYHVLLQRVLPIAIRGFENKNVSSSLIELGDFFQRLCCKTLRRDDLEQLERDIIVILCKLEMIFPPAFFDVMVHLAVHLPREAMYGGPVQYRWMYKIERFLCKLKRYVRNKARPEGSIAEGYIIDECLTFCSMYLTGIETRFNHEDRNDDGSSKKDEPVLDIFSKSARPFGDGDYDAIPRKDLDMARWYVLNICEEAESFLQ, from the exons ATGTGGCCTGTCATTCTCGTTCCTTATAATCTTCCTCCTTGGAAATGTTTTAAGGACCCATTCATGATGATGTCATTGCTTATTCCTGGTCCTCAAGCACCTGGAAAGGATATTGATGTTTATTTGCGTCCTTTGATTGATGATTTGAAAGAGTTATGGAGTGATGGTGTAGAGACACTTGATGCGTCAATTGGGGAGTGCTTTAAGATGCATGCCGCTGTTTTATGGACCATAAATGACTTTCCAGCTTATG GTAATTTATCTGGATGGAGCACTAAGGGATACATGGCATGTCCTACTTGCAATAAGGATGCACATTCACAGAGGGTAAGAAGTAAAATCTGTTACATGGGTCACCGTCGGTATCTTGAAGCTAGCCACCCATGGAGAAGAAGCAAGAAATTTGATGGGAAgacaaaaaaaagaataaaaccaAAAGAGCTCTCAGGAGATGATGTCTTGCAACAATTGGATTTACTCAGTACTTATAAACCAGGAAAACACTcaaataataagaaaaataaaCGTCTTCCTAAAGAGTTGAATTGGGTGAGGAGAAGTATTTTATTTGAATTACCATATTGGAAGAGCTTGAAGTTGCGGCATAATTTAGATGTCATGCACATAGAAAAGAACATTTGTGAGAGTATTCTGGGGACTTTATTAAATATTGATGGGAAAACTAAGGACACATATAAAGCAAGACAAGATCTTAAGGATATGAACATAAGAAAAGAACTATGGTTGCAACATGATGGTTCTAGTTGTACAATGCCAGCTGCTTGTTATAATATgtcaaaaaaagagaaaaaaaagtttTGGGCATTTGTAAAAGATGTTAAATTTCCTGATGGTTATGCTTCAAATATCTCAGGGTGTGTAAGTGAGGATGATGGTAAAATAAGTAGACTCAAAAGTCATGACTATCATGTCCTGTTACAACGAGTGCTACCTATTGCTATTCGTGGATTTGAAAATAAAAATGTCTCTTCATCATTGATTGAGTTAGGCGATTTCTTCCAACGATTATGTTGTAAGACATTGAGACGAGATGACTTAGAACAACTTGAAAGGGATATAATTGTTATATTATGTAAGCTTGAGATGATCTTTCCGCCTGCTTTTTTCGATGTTATGGTACATTTGGCTGTGCATTTACCACGAGAGGCTATGTATGGGGGACCAGTACAATATCGTTGGATGTACAAAATTGAGAGGTTCTTGTGTAAGCTTAAGCGTTATGTGCGAAACAAGGCACGACCTGAAGGTTCTATTGCAGAAGGCTATATTATTGATGAATGTTTGACATTTTGCTCTATGTATCTTACCGGCATCGAAACTAGATTTAATCATGAAGATCGAAATGATGATGGATCTAGCAAGAAAGATGAACCTGTTCTAGACATATTTTCAAAGAGTGCTAGACCATTTGGAGATGGAGATTATGATGCCATACCAAGGAAAGATCTTGATATGGCTCGGTGGTATGTGTTGAATATCTGCGAAGAAGCAGAATCTTTTCTTCAGTGA
- the LOC132622463 gene encoding homeobox-leucine zipper protein ATHB-14-like produces the protein MKCWASIIHIVDHIDLDACSVLLKPLYETSKSLAQKMIMAAFRYIRQIAQEANREIQYAGGRQPAVLRAFSQRLCRGFNNAVSGFIDDGWTTMGSDGVEDVTSAVNSSPSKFLDAQ, from the exons ATGAAATGTTGGGCCTCAATCATCCACATTGTTGACCATATTGATCTTGAT GCTTGTAGTGTTCTCCTCAAGCCACTTTATGAAACGTCCAAGAGCCTTGCTCAGAAAATGATAATGGCT GCCTTCCGATACATAAGGCAGATAGCCCAAGAAGCCAATAGAGAAATCCAATATGCTGGAGGTCGGCAACCTGCTGTGTTGAGGGCATTTAGTCAGAGATTATGCAG GGGATTCAATAATGCGGTTAGTGGATTTATTGATGATGGTTGGACAACTATGGGTAGTGATGGTGTGGAGGATGTAACAAGTGCTGTAAACTCATCGCCAAGTAAATTCCTTGATGCACAATAG